The nucleotide sequence tcgagcagcagcctcaaCTTGCGATCTTGAACATGCGTTGTCAAAATCTGAGCCACAAGTCGTTCAAGGAGTACTACATCAGGCCGGTGTATTGAAGAAGGCTATCTTCGTAAAGTCTTCTATTGAACAGACTTTCACCTCCAATACAGGAGCCGCAGCGAACAGCACAATCCGGACCGATATTAAAGCGTTGCGCCCAGGCAGTCCTCTCGCAGATGGGTGTACTTTGCTGCCATGCGATTTAGGTTCGCCATTTGTTCCATTCAAATCACATCCAGTTGAAGCAACTGTGCCAGAAGGGCCTGAGCTCGACTCATCTGATTTCCCAGTGACACTGTGGGACGCTACTCAGGATGCACCTGCCGGTTCTGATCTTGAAAAGATGTCTGGGGAAGAaaggttgaagttgggtATTAACGAACCTGATCGTGAGGACAAGTCACATGATATATCGATATTTCCTTGGACTGACTGCTGTCCTAACGATCCCGATAAGGCCAGAGAACAAACCCTAAGTACTGGTGTTCCTGGAATACGAGTTTATCCTGCGAATGTTTTCTTCCATGATTCAGACTCGCAATCTCTCAATGCAGTCGATGCATCCCAGAGCAATGATGAATCCAGGGCCAAAATAGAAACGCAGATTTCTCACAAAGATTCTGAAATTGAGATTCAAGCCTTTGTCAGAACAAGGAATTTGACTGGGTTGTCAGACTCGAATGCCGTTATCAATCCGGTAGAGTCTTGGGATACCACCAAGGACGTGCCTGCAAGTTCTGGCTTCTGCAATTGTAAACAAGGTGACTTACTCGAATCAGATATGGAGGACAGGAAGTCAACTTCCAATGATGAACTTCCCAGGGCAAAGGTGGAGCAACAGACCGGGGAACAACGTAAGATGGGGCAGGGCGTTGATACTATGGGAGAGTTCAAAAGCATGCCTGCTGGCTCGGTTACAGAAACTCAAAATACTGGATCCGAAAATATAAAATTCCATGCGTATTCTGTCAATGCTAGCAACAACCCGGAAGTCCTTGGCAGCGGAGAAATCACGCAATACTTCAACCCATCCGATCTTCCAGCGGAATGGGGTACTGAGGAAggcatcgacatcaattcTCTTCTTGGCGACCTCAATGAAGACAAGTTCAACCAGCCGGAAAACGTATTAGACAGACATGACCTATCCGCGGTAGAAATCGGGCTTCCTTCTCACGTTGGggacgtggacatggattttgttttggatgaCGGTGCAACCGATATGAGTGAAGATAACCAGCACAGAATACGCAAATGCTGGTTAGGGGTGAAATCACCTTCTACTGACATCACTATGGCTTCGGCCTTCGGATCCGATGATAGGGATCGTGTGCAGGAGACAGAACCGAAAGGCGGTAGCGGCGTTCAACATCCAACTCGGATGGCGAGAAAGTCTATCACCGTCACAACCTCGATTGAGCGGGTTGTCACCCCTAATACTGGAGCGGCAGAGCACAGCAAGCTTCGGACCGAAGTCAAAGCGATGCCTCCGAGCAACCCTGACAATACAAACGATGTCTCTTCTCTGACTCCCGTATCTATGACCTCGGATGGCAATGggccaacatcaacacccagCAAGTCTCAAATCGGCGTTGCGCAGGTATGGACACTTCCTACGTATGTAGACAGTCTCCGTACGATGAAGTCATCTGAGGGTTATCCTCTTTTTACTTCTGATCTTGACGGCCTGTCACAAGACTACACAAGGCCAACAGTTTGCGGACCAGGTAGCTGTAACGTTGGCCAGCTTTTTGATCATCAAATTGGTCACTCATTAAACGATTTGTTTGATCAAAATAAGAACTATGGCTGTATGGACGCGAATCATGGCCTTCCCCTTATGAGCGAATGTGTTTCTGAGCACAACACAGAAGAAGCACCGGCAAAGAACAAAACTCAACCCGAAACTAGAGGCTCTAGCTCAACGCCTGCCAAAGCTTCCAGCTTCTCAGCACCTTCATTGAGCGCTGTTGGGACACCAGTGTCAAAGCTTTGCACTCCTGCCAGTGTTAAGACCGATGTTCAAGTTGAATTGGCCGTCGAAACCGAGAAGCCCCGCGATGCTTCTGGGGCTAAAGACGTTGCAGAAATTCACGGCATCGACGTAGATTTTGACCTGGATTGTGGCGCTCGCAGGATAACTGAGGAAGACTTTGTCAGACTCGGTCTTCATAACTTGTCGTGGGCGAAACTGGGCGATACGATCACGGGTCCTCCACCAATGAGTACAGCAGACTTGGGTGGGCTGGAGAATGCCTCCAAGGATAGCTCCCTCTTGGTTAGTGGTGCCAACGCCAAAGATGATTCAGAAGAGAATGTGGTGGCGAACAAGACTGGACTCGACGTAGGCATCTCAAAGCTGCTTGTTGCCAATGTTGATAACCTTCTGAGTATGAAATTAGATCCGCCGATCGACTTTTTCGGCGGCATTAGCCAGcaaacaagtccaagagGCACCGTTCCAGGCGGCTCTCCAGTCTGGAAAACAAGGAAAGCTGATGGCGAACACGGTGACGAACCTCAGACCAATGATTCTTCCAACACACCTGACGTGAATAGCTCGGATAGTGCTGATGAATCACTTTGGGTGAAGGTGGAGGTGGGTACAGATAATCTTGCGACCTACACGGACATGTAGAAGGAGAGTGATACTGCCTGGGTACTTCAATATGAGGTTCTAACTGCAGTATCATAATATTCCACAAGCATGGTTTGTATGGATTGATATGTTAGAAATCTTCTAGCGTCCACTCGTTTAGCGGAATACATGCACCGAATTTTCTAGTATCCTGACAACATGACCCGCGGAATGGGATCCACGTCGTGTGGCTGATAAACAAGAAACGTAAgcgaagatgatgttgtcaacGGTTACCATGAACTCATCCTATGGACTACATGGCGACATGAGCGGAGGTTCGGAGGCATGACGAGGCTTTGGTAGTACACGAGGGATGCCGTGCTGGTCTAAGAGGTATATAAGGAGGTCCCCCCCCGTGATCCTGCGTAAAGCTTCTCGACCTTAATTTTATCACTCACTCTTTTGCTGCATAAGAGGCGGGGACAGCCATACTCTGCACTTTGACAACTCTTTCACAAAGTAGGTAGAGTTGCCAGTCTCACCGTTGCGTCATACGGACGGATCGACTAACTTCACGTACTTTCGCTCCCATAGCTCAAACCTTATTAAATTTCTAGGACTTCTTTGTACATACCGAGATGGCGGCACAAACTGCAAGAGCCTGTTCTTCCATTGATCGCCAGTGGACTCTAGAGGACGTGATAATAATCCCCTCCGGTTCCGATTCCGACTGCGGCACAGATAGCGGCGACGAGGCGATGGACAGTGTCCTGCATATGAACCTGTTACATGACCATCATCCTGACGACTCACTTCCTTCTATCTCTGCGATTGTGGCCTCTACATCAGACCGTCGTTTCCCCGCTCTGTCGCCAAACTACACAGGCCCTGCAGATCTCCATCCAGTTCCTCAAATCCCAGCGACATTAAATCACCGTACCCATCGTTGCTTCCTAGATAGTCCGTTCGTATTGAATGCGAAGAATCACTGCATAAGCCTGCATAAGCCTGCTCAGCACAACCCCAGTCAGGTCTAGCCCAAGGCTGAACTTCACCTGCATTCGGTAGAGATCAACACAATGTCCGAATACCCAGCTCCAGAGGATCGTCCAACACAACATTGGCTTGCGACAGCCTTGCCTCCACGTCACCTTCTTCCTTGGGATGAGCAATTCCCCCTATCTCATTTCTTCGACTGTACTTGCTCATATCACTTTATTGTAAAACTCTCATTGTTACACATCGACTCATTCTGAACATTCCCAAAAACTTGCACCCATCGTGCATTCGAACTGCTGGGGTCGGCCATTGATTCGATTAACAAAAAACAGCCGAGCCCTCCGCACAAACTGTCATCTCGATGACTTCGATATACACCCCACAAGGACCACCAACATGGGGATCTCCAGGCCCTCAAGTAGCCGTCATGGCATTACCAATGAACTATAGCGTGATTAAACCTCCAGCCAAACAATTATACCCCCGTGGCTGGATTACAGTTCCCATTCTACAGCTCATTTTTGCCGTCATCAGTGCTGGCTTTACAGCATTTCTCCTATTTACAAACCTACGTATTAGAGTTATTCTTATGATTTGCGCCGTGAGTTGCGAAACCTCTAACCCAATGGGATGCACGGCACAGAAGGCTAGCGGTGGACTCTAAGAAAGCTGACATTTGCTAATGCATACTTGGTCATAGCTGCCACCTCTGCGAGCGGCGCTTCGGAAGGGTTTCTTCATAAACCCCACCGCTCCGGGATCCCAGTAAATTTCAAAGTTTGTCAAGGGAAATTGGGAGCTGGACAAGTATTTTTTAGGGAGCATACAGAAATTATGCGTTCATTCTCGGAGGACGTAGAGGCCAGCCCCCTGCTTCAAAGAGCTTGGGTTAAGCAAGAAAGACTTCTATCTCGTCGTACGATAGATTTCACTTCGAGACAGATATACTGGACTTGTCGGATGGCTAGGTTTTCAGAAGATGGTCAGGACGATAACGACGGAGGCACAGAGGCCAATGCTCTGGTACATTGTCTTGCAGCGATGGATGTCTTTAAATCCTCGGACAGAACGCTGTTTGAGGAATTGTTTTTCAGAGCTTGGGCTGATTTACTAGAAGAGTACTCTACTCTTCAACTCACATACGAAAGGGATAGATTGCCCGGGATCTCTGGCATAGCAACTATTGGGAGCCAAGTCCTTCGCGGAGGATACTTTTCAGGCATATGGGAAGCGAATTTGCCGGATGGGCTTCTTTGGAGCGCCACGAAATATCCTGCCGTGTTCACTTCTGAAAACCACGTTCCATCTTGGTCATGGGCTTCTGTTCTTGGTGGGGTCAACGCTGGTGGGCATGATCCCAAGGGGTCAATGGTCGAATTACGTGGTACGAGTCTTCATAAAACCGGAAGACAGATTCTACATATATGGGGTAGGCTTCATCAGTGCAATGTAGAAACCGACCCACAACCGCCAGCACCACGCTGCCGAAGCGACCGGAAGTTGAAGGACCTACCAGTGGAATATCCTTCGTACAAGTTCAACCTACATGCAGCGATTAACCCTAAAGAAGCAGGAGTGCGTTTCGAAAACACTTGTATTTTCGATGGGCTGCGAGACGTGGAATCGCATTATTACGCTCTGGGAGTTGCATGTAGTGCGCATGCTCGCATAGATCAACATTATGGAATACTGCTTAGAAGGCTGGAcgatggcgacaatgacTTATTCGAACGGGTTGGTAGAGTGTGGTCGACTGACCCTTCCTGGAGAACGCCAAAACCGACAACGATATCTTTTATTTGAACCTGATGCAGTCTAATGAGGGCAATATGGTTTTACGGCAGCCACGACGCTCGCCCTCAGCTCGAATGTTGGCCTTATCAGCATCCACCAGTCAAGCTCCTCTGTGTGTAAGTATCACAggctccagcttcatcatTGGTGAGCGCGTAGTAATAAGTCGGGTTAAGTTGTGGTCATTCTAAACGAAAACAAGGGATACTTTTGACGAGAATCTTATTAATGGATCTACCCCCAAGTCCTCATTCTAGTTGGTCGAAATGCAGCTGCCTGGCTCTTTCAAGGAGAGTTGAGCTCAATAAGTCCGTACTAACCCAAAAATCTTCGGATTGAGGGCGACCGTGGAAATGCAAAAGATATTGCCGCTTACCACGTTTGCTTTGGCGCGTATGCAACACATCGACTCCCTTATCAAATCCGGTGTAAGTTGACTCAAAATTGTGTAGCATATTCTTGTCCAGAATGTTCCTTCGTGGCTCCCAACCAGTACTGCCATCAACGTCCCACCTTAGAAAGAAGAGGTTCTTACCCCACCGTGCTAGTAATTCCGCTTGGTAGATACCAgcgttgtcattgtcattcGGCGATGCTTGATAGGTTAGAACGTCTTGCTCTGGAGTCAAAGCCTTCGTCTTGAACCATCTGCGGTCTTTGGGCTTTTTTGCGCCGGTATGCGGCTGACCTGTGTCTGGGGGAGACTCGTCTGTCGTATCCTTTGGGTGTTTGGTGTGAATACCACAGGGAGAGGTCGTGTGGGTGAATTGCATTTGAAACGTCATGGTACCGTTATCGCGAATACATTTGAGCACGGCATCTGAAAGAAGCCATTCCTCATAACTTGCGATGGTGGTGTCAAGATTATAATCTTTGCTCCCAGAAATGTTCCCGTGATTCTTTGCTTGCGATTCGGTGACGTCTCTTTTAGATTTGCGGCAACGGCTTGGATTCCGtttttgtgtttgacgaTGCGAACTTGCTTTCCGAAGCTTCCGTGCTGGGGTAAATTCATCACCGCTGTCACTTCCTTCGCCCGTGGGTTCGCAAGCTTTGCGCCTCCGGCGCTTGTTGCGACCGTCACATATGTTGGGCGTCCTAGTCCTTCCCTCTGCGTTAATAACTGCGGCTGCTCGGGGCTGGATTTCTTCGAGATGTTGCGTGTTGGATTCCACTGTGTGGCATCCTTGACTGTCCATGAAGTCTTGTGCTTTGccaattgatccatccaAGGGCTTGCTTTCTTGGATTGTATTTGGGACAGTCGCATGGTCAAAAGTCCTCGAACCTAGGGGCAAAAGCACAAGAGCGCTGTTGCCTGCCTTCTGGACATTGGCCGAGGCGTCGGCGTTATTGATATCGTCGACGAAGTCATTATGATTCAGCAAAGTCAGGCCCCGAGTTTCAAGCTGGTGAGAAGGGCAGAGTTCGTCATCAGACTCTTGAGCGGCTGCAAAGGAATCTGTCCGGTCCAGTGGCATTTCGCCTGAGTAGCCTGAAGTTTGTGGCACGGATGCAGACTGGCTAAATGGGGCCTCCATTGAGTCGTGGGCTACAGAACCGGATGATGCTAGTCTTGATACTTCTGTCCGAAGTGAGTCTTGTTCAGCCGCTGGCAGAGAAGTGACAGTATGATCATCTACTGTGCCGAGAAGTTGAGGATGGGTATCTAAGGACCTATGGTCAGTACGAATGAAACACTTGGAACTCATTTGCCTCAGGCCTACTAACCGTCGATTGTTCCATAATAAGATTCATCCCACTCTCCAGATACATCACTTGCCGCATCGTTTCCCGCAACGGACGAATGCGATTCACACGGTCGAGAACTCTGCAACGGATCGTtgacgccatcatcttcattgtccgtgtcatcctcctcatcggAGGAAATAATTATAGCatcgttgctgctgcttccgGGCAGCACGAATCCGTCTGCTGGAGGCGATGGAGCAGTTATGTGCTGTAGCGGTAGCTTCTGCTGCTTGCAGGACGATGGTTCGCTAAAAGATTCCTGGGTGAAATTGTGCCTTGGTGGTGCCCAAATACGCTGGTCGTCAAGAGAAATGAGAGTCGCCATCGTAAGTGCATGTGACCGTTAAATTGAGGGGGTGAGAACTATGTGATTCTGATTCCAGAGAGCGCAAGGCAAACGTCTTAAGTACTTGGAACGGTCCAGCATGTCCAAGCCGATGCCATTCCTGCTCCTAGGCTTGCTCGTTCAATTTCAATCAACCAGATCTCGACCTCCCAACTAGTCGAAGCATGTCTGCAAGCAACCTGAAAGGAAGTCTTTCCAATCACCAATCATGACGATGCCGGACCGCATTTACCGCACCACCTTCCGGAGGTGTTCCTCACCTAGGCAATATCGCCGCGAATCAGCCCTCTCTGTCCTGGTTGAACCTTCCGGTCAGCCTAACCGTCCACTAATTGCACATGGTGTCCTCTGCCCTCAtccatgtcgtcgtcatcagtCGATTTGGGAACAAGTGCGAAAGTCTAGTGCGGGACACCATGGATGCCGATCCATCAATGCATTCTATTTTCAGTGTTGAGTTACCAGCCAGAGTCGCCATGACGAGTGACTTCTGCACCCTCGTCATTTCCAAAAGTTCCTATCTAGCCGCCCGGCGCATGCATTGACGGGCCGACTCAATGCACGCCAGGCATTTCAGCTCGTTGAGGCAATATTGATGACGTGTCCATATCGGGTATGAGGCATTTTTGGCAATTAGTTTAGTTGTCGTGAGTCTGCCTCAAGCCTTATGTCTAACGCAAGAACCTTGTCCCAATAAGTCGTTATTCGGGAGAGACGTCAGAAGAGTGGCGGAGAGAAGATTGCGTGTCCGAATATCGTCACCTGCAAATCGCAAAAACTAGAGTTCGATGAGCAATTGCCGTAATAGAAGAGAAGCCTCCTGACTGGCTTCTCCATCGTCCGGAGAGAGGCGTCGGGGCAGACGTGCATCTTGCGAACTGACTCAGGGGAGCGTAAGGAACAGGGCAGGAAATGAAGAAAGGATGTGCGTGATCGGGAAGTGTGGAGCTCAAAAAAGGGCTGGCCATGAGGGAAAAACCACGATGAGGAAACAGACTGAAGTAAAGAGTACAAGTCGACGAGGTGGTGGGAAGTTCAACGTATTTATACTACAGGACATGGTCGGTGGGGTTTTGGCGTGGGGCAGGccaatggcggcgagggcgtcTTGCCCGATCGGGGTGCCGCCTAACCCGGTGGGGGAAACAGCGCCTCCCAGACTACAATCTATAAACTGGTGATACAGGTCGGGATGCCGAACAACTACTTCGCAGCCCCATCGATGAATTGAAGCAAAGCCTGCGGCCCAGGCGTCACATATTCATTGACCTTTGTACCATTCTTGTAGATGTGAAAGGTGGGCGTTGACGTGATTCCCAACTTGGTAGCCAGCTCTTGTACCTCGTCAACGTCCAACTTTCCGAACAAGATATCTTGATGGCCGTCCCGGTTGGATTGCCTGCACAATGTTAACTTGTGAAACCTTTGAAGAGCATTTCGATTCAAGTCCAGATGAAAGGTCAAAAGATGCGGATAAACGTACTCTACGAATATTGGAGCCAGGGTCTTCGACATTTCGCACCAGGTGGCGAAGAAgtcgacaatgacgaccTGGTTATCCACCAAGATGTCCTTGAGTTCTTTTTCTCTTAAATTCGCTATGTTAATTTGCCATATGTTACAAGGCACTGGTGGAGGTACTCACGATCGAATATTGTGCACTGGCATGGTGACGTGTCTGTATTGCCCCGAAATGTGTAGAGATGCCTCGGCCTTATTACAACAATTGATATGTAGTGATAAATGTGGCAAATTGTGCATGTTGCCTAATTAAAGTGTTGGAGAAACTGGAGGCCAAGTATCTTTATTCGCCTGCGTGACGAATCATGCGTACCTATGACGATATCGCCCTGGACCCTGTAAACAAGCTTCCAGAACGAATTAAACGTATGTACATATTCGCCCGCATTTCCAAGTTTTACATGTGAAATACCCAATGTTGGCTGccccaaaatggcagcatcatcatgacaCAACTCCACCACAATCAACCCGCGTCATGCATTCGCAGCTTCATCGCGCCCGGAGCAAAAGCACCGGGACACATCACCACGCTCAACTTTCCCTCAAAATCAAGCTTTATTCATGGCGTCATTCTGTCACGCGCTTGAATTAATCCTTGTTATTTCTGGCTACACTTTAATATAAAAGGCGTCGAAGATACCTACCAAACACATTACCTTCACACCACAACTCAAATCAATTCACATACAACTACAACATGGATTCACTTAAACAAGGCGCCGAATACGTCTCCGAGCAGGCAAAGAAGGCCACTACTGGCACTTCAAAGGAGGCCAACAAGCAAGTCGCCAAGGACTCCGACGCATCTCTCGGTAACCGGTACGTCGCAGCACTCGAATGGAATGAAAATGACCTTTACTAACTAGACTCAGAGCTTCTGCGGCAAAGGACGCCCTTTCAGACAAGGCTAGCGAGCAGAAGCACGATGCCAAGGCCGAGACTCACAAGCAGCAAATCTAGGTGTACTCGCGACACCACTACAACATGAGTGCGGAGGCACATGTACAATAGGTCGTCACCTGGATGGATAGGTAGTTGCTTATGCTACGGGATGATGTAGATAGTATACAAGAATAACATGTTATTCCTAATGATGCGGGTATTCACATGTGCACTCTACCTCCACTTGTTGTCCCAACCAGCCTGTTCAACGACGAAAGCGATGGCAAGTTCGGAAAATCGGGCCATGTGCTAGGATATGTGAGATGATGTTTCTACATTGTGTGTTGTGTACATACCTCGAGTGAAAAGACGCCAGTCTCATCGTTAATGTCCATAGTATCCTTGGCGGTGTGAACATAGGGGTCGAATTCCCCAGGAAACGGGCCAGCCGATGGGTTGCCCTCGGATGCAAAAGCCGACGGGTATCCTAGCTGTGTGAAAGACATGTAATCGGAGCCAGCGCCACTATTGCTCCAATTAGTCGCTTTTGAACAGCCAGAACTTGTTCGTAAAGAGGTCACCTACCTTGGAAGCTTGTATATCTTGGCCGGAATGGCAACATATGCATTAGCAAGTTCGGCCGCCCACTTCGTCAACGGGGCATCCGCCTCAGTCTCGATGAAGCCAATCGACTCAGTAGCATTGCGGGCCACAAACGCAGTCATGTCCTAACCACTCATTAGCCAGCAACCAACCCAAGAACCCTCAGTACGTAcaaactccatcatggcGCCAATACGAGCACCCGACTCCTTCTTATACCGAGCAATGGCCTGACTGCCCAAAAGACCACCCTCTTCGGCAGCGTACCAGTGAAACTCAACAGGTCCATTGATGGGAATGAAGCCGCTCGTCGCTAGGACGCGGAACGCCTCGAGAATGCTCACGGTGCCGGAACAGTCGTCGTCGGCACCAGGCGCAGGGAGCAGTGGGAAGAGATAGTTCATAGAGTCTTGGTGGGCGCCGATGATTGTGAGTGGGAGGGAAAAGTTTCGCACTTTAGGCTCAAAGCGAGCAATTATTGACGGTTGCGGGAACGAATGGGTGAAGAATTCGAGCGATATATGTGTGTGAAATGGGGATTCCTTGATAATCTACAAAGTGTTAGTGTTCGATGCGCAAGGTGTGAACGGGAGAGCTACATCAGCAATATGGTCATGCAGCCACAGCGCACTCTGTTCGCCGGTAACACTGCCGAAATATCGCGTGTAGTAGCTGGTCATGTGCTCGAGAACATCGTGCATTCTCTTTGTAGAAACCTGGGGAAGCAGTGGTTTGACGATGCCGTGGTGTGAGAGCTTGGGTAAATCTAGCGATTGTCAGGAAATGGACGTCGTATGCAGTACAATCCAGACTTACGAGCCTGGCCAGCCAATGCATTCACATTCTGCTTATAGAACTCTTCATGATCGGTAATGTCCACAaacttcttgcccttgcgcTTGAGGCGAAGCTTATCGCCTTCGGTCATCCATTTGGGGTCTTGACCAGACACGCGAAGCAACCGCGGCTGGGCGAGCTGGTCCGCAGCCTCGGGATGGAGTGAAATATACGCATCAACAGGATCAGAGTGCTTTTTCAATGCATTGATGATATCTGGGTCGACTTGGTGATGCCTTGACGGGTCGGAGAGAGGGACTTGGGCGTCatgggcggcgaggatggtggtgaagaggctCGTGCCCAAGAGCAGCGAGGTTGAGAGggacttgagcatggcaGTTGAACTTCTGCCAGAGTACGAGGGTTCAGAGTTGTCGTCGATTGTGCTGTCAATTGGCTTGCTTagatgctgttgatggtgttgatggtgagtgAGATTCACGCCATCAATCGCAATCTAATCTTCTCCACTTCGTCTGCCGTCATGttcaaaacaccaaccacCGGGTTCCGTACCCAAGACCGGGGTGAGGCTGGACAAATAATTCAAGGCAAGTCAAC is from Pochonia chlamydosporia 170 chromosome Unknown PCv3seq00027, whole genome shotgun sequence and encodes:
- a CDS encoding peptidase (similar to Cordyceps militaris CM01 XP_006674207.1), producing the protein MLKSLSTSLLLGTSLFTTILAAHDAQVPLSDPSRHHQVDPDIINALKKHSDPVDAYISLHPEAADQLAQPRLLRVSGQDPKWMTEGDKLRLKRKGKKFVDITDHEEFYKQNVNALAGQAHLPKLSHHGIVKPLLPQVSTKRMHDVLEHMTSYYTRYFGSVTGEQSALWLHDHIADIIKESPFHTHISLEFFTHSFPQPSIIARFEPKVRNFSLPLTIIGAHQDSMNYLFPLLPAPGADDDCSGTVSILEAFRVLATSGFIPINGPVEFHWYAAEEGGLLGSQAIARYKKESGARIGAMMEFDMTAFVARNATESIGFIETEADAPLTKWAAELANAYVAIPAKIYKLPSGAGSDYMSFTQLGYPSAFASEGNPSAGPFPGEFDPYVHTAKDTMDINDETGVFSLEHMARFSELAIAFVVEQAGWDNKWR
- a CDS encoding mitochondrial chaperone bcs1 (similar to Cordyceps militaris CM01 XP_006673444.1); its protein translation is MNGKKPICISPWNGGFWFRFKGKILSYQIQSVSNGLHKEEVITITCLGRSVQVLKDLIEECRVEYLKQGQNKMSIFKNCGDYWKKTTTKDKRPLSTIITSETQKQDLVEDVKEFLDPETQTWYAGRGIPYRRGYLLYGPPGTGKSSLVSAVAGEFDLDIRTISIPSVDDNKLEDLFDSLPERCVVLLEDVDAVDTDRSQYSDASEKKKKKGTLSLSGLLNTLDGVASQEGRILFMTTNHKDKLDDALIRPGRIDRKFEIKLADKTVTRDLFRFIFRQREHFNPQFHVNGKGTKNASHPPQEKVPHLWPSLIKDLFRFVFGVKEDPFAQKKVLDERETPDKDHVARGKARATGDRAINRLAAKFATKIPEFEFSAAQIMCHLLQHRKSPKDALKYASNWVDLTRKDMQMMCGTVEPKLLLSGNSEPLKEGLWMKPSNKKSPVTGKLKRVGKFSDLHLTVPVSPPPSPCDSACQPGSASTHFSLSTVGDTVVCTTSVPLCVPTDTQPNSVTCTEELCGETKRNSHSHIDYTDKDFLLNDGACEMTEADRHRFGIQDWSEENSSSTHTNRAAASTCDLEHALSKSEPQVVQGVLHQAGVLKKAIFVKSSIEQTFTSNTGAAANSTIRTDIKALRPGSPLADGCTLLPCDLGSPFVPFKSHPVEATVPEGPELDSSDFPVTLWDATQDAPAGSDLEKMSGEERLKLGINEPDREDKSHDISIFPWTDCCPNDPDKAREQTLSTGVPGIRVYPANVFFHDSDSQSLNAVDASQSNDESRAKIETQISHKDSEIEIQAFVRTRNLTGLSDSNAVINPVESWDTTKDVPASSGFCNCKQGDLLESDMEDRKSTSNDELPRAKVEQQTGEQRKMGQGVDTMGEFKSMPAGSVTETQNTGSENIKFHAYSVNASNNPEVLGSGEITQYFNPSDLPAEWGTEEGIDINSLLGDLNEDKFNQPENVLDRHDLSAVEIGLPSHVGDVDMDFVLDDGATDMSEDNQHRIRKCWLGVKSPSTDITMASAFGSDDRDRVQETEPKGGSGVQHPTRMARKSITVTTSIERVVTPNTGAAEHSKLRTEVKAMPPSNPDNTNDVSSLTPVSMTSDGNGPTSTPSKSQIGVAQVWTLPTYVDSLRTMKSSEGYPLFTSDLDGLSQDYTRPTVCGPGSCNVGQLFDHQIGHSLNDLFDQNKNYGCMDANHGLPLMSECVSEHNTEEAPAKNKTQPETRGSSSTPAKASSFSAPSLSAVGTPVSKLCTPASVKTDVQVELAVETEKPRDASGAKDVAEIHGIDVDFDLDCGARRITEEDFVRLGLHNLSWAKLGDTITGPPPMSTADLGGLENASKDSSLLVSGANAKDDSEENVVANKTGLDVGISKLLVANVDNLLSMKLDPPIDFFGGISQQTSPRGTVPGGSPVWKTRKADGEHGDEPQTNDSSNTPDVNSSDSADESLWVKVEVGTDNLATYTDM